One Bacillus solimangrovi DNA segment encodes these proteins:
- a CDS encoding right-handed parallel beta-helix repeat-containing protein, whose amino-acid sequence MTIHVVPTEFATVQAAIDAAVEGDSIQILAGTFDGFNVTKERLKIFGCGIGKTIIAGNSAFGSTDGINVDASRTILKGFTIQGFQGTDSDGIDVNTNNNILVELESKSNFSDGFEIDGENNLIINCLASSNLSEGFDLENDHNCVINCKSIQNGAREGEGIEIEANYNKLINNLAKENFEDGFDLDDNASFNTLFGNVSIKNMGDGIEVDDEANNNNIIANMVCNNIESGIEMEANGGATIGNVIDSNIIRNNGPANVGSSSGIFVQDGVIDSSIRFNKLKLNEPFDIDVEGDVNDNTFDGNICENSFPDNLCT is encoded by the coding sequence ATGACGATACATGTTGTTCCGACTGAGTTTGCTACTGTACAAGCAGCAATAGATGCTGCCGTTGAAGGAGATAGTATTCAAATCTTAGCTGGTACATTCGATGGGTTTAATGTTACGAAGGAAAGATTGAAGATATTCGGTTGTGGGATTGGAAAGACGATAATAGCTGGAAACTCAGCATTTGGCAGTACCGATGGTATTAACGTGGATGCTAGTAGAACGATATTGAAAGGTTTTACGATTCAAGGATTTCAAGGTACAGATAGTGATGGTATAGATGTGAATACAAATAACAATATTTTGGTAGAGCTTGAGTCGAAGTCTAATTTTTCAGATGGTTTTGAAATTGATGGTGAGAATAACTTAATCATTAATTGTTTGGCTTCCTCTAATCTTAGTGAAGGCTTTGATTTAGAAAATGATCATAACTGTGTAATTAATTGTAAAAGTATTCAAAATGGAGCTAGAGAGGGAGAGGGTATTGAAATTGAAGCCAATTATAACAAGTTGATAAACAATCTCGCTAAGGAAAACTTTGAAGATGGTTTCGATCTTGATGATAATGCTAGTTTTAATACATTATTCGGAAACGTATCGATAAAAAATATGGGTGATGGTATTGAGGTAGATGACGAAGCAAATAACAATAATATTATTGCAAACATGGTGTGTAACAATATAGAAAGCGGAATAGAAATGGAGGCAAATGGTGGTGCAACTATAGGAAATGTTATCGATTCGAACATTATTCGAAACAATGGGCCAGCAAATGTAGGTTCTAGTTCTGGAATCTTCGTTCAAGATGGGGTAATCGATAGCTCAATTCGTTTCAACAAGTTAAAACTCAATGAACCATTTGATATTGACGTAGAGGGTGACGTTAACGATAACACTTTCGACGGTAATATTTGTGAAAATAGTTTCCCTGATAATTTATGTACATGA
- a CDS encoding right-handed parallel beta-helix repeat-containing protein, with amino-acid sequence MTIHVVPTEFANVQAAIDAAVAGDSIQILAGTFDGFNVNKERLKVFGCGIGKTIIAGAPAMGGDDGIVVSADQTILKGFTVQGFKEEFDSDGVEVNSNNNILVNIESKFNSDEGFEIDGENNLIINCIASFNGTEGFDLDTEHHCIINCNSSQNGDQGFEITGDFNKVINNTGEKNATIGFEIGVNIFNTLFGNKSIKNKGNGIELSPESSNNNIIDNFICNNEGNGITLLVEDDFVSIQNVIDSNIVRNNGIDDTTAGILVEDGSLENVIRFNKAKNNIVVDIEAEGGIGTNTYDGNKCENSLPDGLCT; translated from the coding sequence ATGACGATACATGTTGTTCCGACTGAGTTTGCTAATGTGCAAGCAGCAATCGATGCAGCTGTTGCTGGTGATAGTATTCAAATACTTGCTGGTACGTTTGATGGGTTTAATGTAAATAAAGAACGATTGAAGGTATTTGGGTGTGGGATTGGTAAGACGATTATAGCTGGAGCACCTGCTATGGGAGGAGATGATGGTATTGTTGTAAGTGCGGATCAAACAATATTGAAGGGATTTACAGTTCAAGGTTTTAAAGAAGAATTCGACAGTGACGGTGTTGAGGTGAATTCTAATAACAATATCTTGGTTAATATTGAGTCAAAGTTTAATAGTGATGAAGGCTTTGAAATTGATGGAGAAAATAATTTAATCATTAATTGTATAGCTTCATTTAATGGTACTGAAGGATTCGACTTAGATACAGAGCATCATTGTATTATTAATTGCAACAGTAGTCAAAATGGGGATCAGGGTTTTGAGATTACTGGTGATTTTAACAAAGTGATAAATAATACTGGTGAAAAGAATGCAACTATTGGTTTTGAAATCGGTGTGAATATTTTTAATACGTTATTTGGTAATAAATCAATTAAAAATAAGGGTAATGGAATTGAGTTGAGTCCTGAAAGTAGTAATAACAATATTATCGATAATTTCATATGCAACAACGAAGGAAATGGAATTACATTACTTGTAGAGGATGATTTTGTATCTATACAAAATGTCATTGACTCTAACATCGTACGTAATAACGGAATTGATGACACAACTGCGGGTATCTTAGTCGAAGATGGTTCGTTGGAAAATGTTATTCGTTTTAACAAAGCAAAAAATAATATTGTAGTTGATATTGAAGCAGAAGGTGGAATTGGAACAAACACCTATGACGGCAACAAATGTGAAAATAGTTTACCAGATGGATTGTGTACATGA
- a CDS encoding DMT family transporter — protein MNAKLKFATSMVIFGSIGLFSVKTDLPSIELVFIRCLSASIVLGIIWCFQTFKVDQSNKVTVPKKEYLLAILCGVFLIINWLFFFHSFEFMPITVAVSIYHLAPVLVLLIGSVLYKEKVTLLGLSFFVVCFIGTLLVGGIHQYASVADFLSTGVLWAFGAAFFYAITSLTGKGIQTLSPLLTTVIQTSLGVVLLLPVIDWVNFTNLTMENWIYIIVTGIIHTGLVFYLFFSSLRDLKAQTIATLVFLDPIVAILLDVAILDYRPDLYQLLGILLVFVGMSYSPKRKEVSVKV, from the coding sequence ATGAATGCAAAATTGAAATTTGCGACCTCAATGGTCATTTTTGGCTCAATTGGTCTTTTTTCAGTGAAAACAGACCTTCCATCAATCGAATTAGTATTTATTCGATGTTTAAGTGCGAGTATTGTATTAGGAATCATTTGGTGTTTCCAAACGTTTAAAGTAGATCAATCAAATAAAGTGACCGTTCCTAAGAAGGAGTATTTGTTAGCAATCTTATGTGGTGTCTTTTTAATTATAAACTGGCTCTTTTTCTTTCATTCATTTGAGTTCATGCCAATTACGGTTGCGGTATCAATTTATCACTTAGCACCTGTTCTCGTGTTGCTTATCGGTTCGGTTTTGTATAAAGAGAAAGTAACGTTACTCGGATTAAGCTTTTTTGTAGTTTGTTTTATCGGAACGTTGTTAGTTGGAGGCATCCATCAATATGCATCAGTTGCGGACTTTTTATCAACAGGCGTATTGTGGGCATTTGGAGCAGCATTTTTCTATGCAATCACATCCTTAACTGGAAAGGGCATTCAGACACTTAGTCCATTACTAACGACAGTCATTCAAACGAGTCTTGGGGTAGTATTACTATTGCCAGTCATCGACTGGGTTAACTTCACGAACTTAACGATGGAAAATTGGATATACATCATTGTGACAGGCATTATACATACAGGTTTAGTATTTTATTTGTTTTTTAGTAGTTTACGAGATTTGAAGGCTCAAACGATTGCAACACTAGTCTTCCTCGATCCAATCGTTGCAATTCTATTAGATGTAGCGATCTTAGATTATCGTCCTGATTTGTATCAACTGCTCGGCATTTTGTTAGTATTTGTAGGCATGAGCTATAGCCCGAAACGTAAGGAAGTTTCGGTAAAGGTTTGA
- a CDS encoding GNAT family N-acetyltransferase translates to MGLEFPIIETERLILREVTIEDAEGMLDYFSDQDVVKHIGLAPFQSVADVYDEINWYKSIREEGSGIRWGITLREEEQVIGSCGFLNMKPKHHRAEVGFELSKDCWGKGIASEALEAVVKYGFLHYELERIEALVEPTNLPSQKLLERQKFQKEGLLRHYEYTCGKFDDLYMYSILKGDLNEI, encoded by the coding sequence TTGGGTCTAGAATTTCCAATCATTGAAACAGAACGATTAATATTAAGAGAAGTAACAATAGAAGATGCAGAGGGTATGTTGGACTATTTTTCTGATCAGGACGTTGTGAAGCATATTGGATTAGCACCGTTCCAATCGGTAGCGGACGTGTATGATGAAATTAACTGGTACAAGTCAATTAGAGAAGAAGGGTCTGGCATTCGATGGGGGATTACGTTAAGAGAAGAAGAACAAGTTATCGGAAGCTGTGGTTTTCTTAATATGAAACCGAAACATCATCGAGCGGAAGTTGGTTTTGAGTTAAGCAAAGATTGCTGGGGAAAAGGAATTGCGAGTGAAGCGTTAGAAGCTGTTGTAAAGTATGGATTTCTTCATTATGAGTTAGAGCGAATTGAGGCACTCGTCGAACCTACAAATCTTCCATCACAAAAATTATTAGAGAGGCAAAAATTCCAAAAGGAAGGCTTGCTTAGACACTATGAATATACGTGTGGAAAGTTTGATGATCTGTACATGTACTCTATTCTTAAAGGAGATTTAAATGAGATTTAA